In Leifsonia sp. ZF2019, a genomic segment contains:
- the msrA gene encoding peptide-methionine (S)-S-oxide reductase MsrA, which translates to MTTERAILAGGCFWGLQELIRDMPGVLATRVGYAGGDTPNATYRNHGDHAEAVEIEFDPSVITYRDLLEFFFQVHDPTTRDRQGNDIGRSYRSVILYLTPEQERIAHETIAEVDASGRWPGKVVTEVEPAGTFWDAEEEHQDYLRKHPGGYTCHYVRPDWVLTDEVGAAG; encoded by the coding sequence ATGACCACGGAGCGCGCGATCCTCGCCGGTGGCTGCTTCTGGGGGCTGCAGGAGCTCATCCGGGACATGCCCGGCGTGCTCGCCACCCGGGTCGGCTACGCCGGCGGCGACACCCCGAACGCGACCTACCGCAACCACGGCGACCACGCCGAGGCGGTCGAGATCGAGTTCGACCCATCGGTCATCACCTACCGCGACCTCCTCGAGTTCTTCTTCCAGGTGCACGACCCGACGACCCGCGACCGCCAGGGCAACGACATCGGCCGCAGCTACCGCTCCGTTATCCTGTACCTGACCCCGGAGCAGGAGCGGATCGCCCACGAGACCATCGCCGAGGTCGACGCCTCGGGCCGTTGGCCGGGCAAGGTCGTCACCGAGGTCGAGCCCGCCGGCACGTTCTGGGATGCCGAGGAGGAGCACCAGGACTACCTCCGCAAGCACCCCGGCGGGTACACCTGCCATTACGTACGCCCGGACTGGGTGCTGACGGACGAGGTCGGCGCGGCCGGCTGA
- a CDS encoding ABC1 kinase family protein produces the protein MAPTAAGATRRRYRRILRFAGWNLAVTWWYELFLPRIGLARVAERTRSKRMRRFAQRFHVLAVELGGLMIKVGQFMSSRLDVLPPEITAELEGLQDEVPPVPFAEIRALAEAELGVPLARAFAAVDETPVAAASLGQAHRARLSAADAEETGLEAVVIKVQRPGIGAIVDIDLAALRRVGRWLSHVRLVSDRVDAPELVEEFARTSLEEIDYLHEAASAERFAEDFAGDDRVAAPSVVWERTTRRVLTLQDVTAIKITDAAALRGAGIDPVEVAPVFAAVMFDQLFANGFFHADPHPGNIFVTPGEGDASTGGRPWRLTFIDFGMMGEVPTTLRTGLRRLLIAAASRDGTGLVDAMRDIGVLLPSADTAQLEQAMTQLFARFGGMGFAELREVDPREFRDFARQFGDVVRSLPFQLPENFLLIVRAMSLTSGVCSALDPGFNLWDSVEPYAGQLLRDEQGNVVQDFATEALSIAGVAWRLPKRIDAVLDRVEEGSIAVTSPRLERHVERLERTIRRLVGAVVFAGVLASGALVRSQDEVLSTVLMIGSVVPLAFAVFAGRRR, from the coding sequence GTGGCGCCGACGGCGGCGGGTGCCACCCGGCGCCGCTACCGCCGCATCCTGCGCTTCGCCGGCTGGAACCTGGCGGTCACCTGGTGGTACGAACTGTTCCTGCCGCGCATCGGACTGGCGCGGGTCGCAGAGCGCACCCGCTCGAAACGCATGCGCCGGTTCGCGCAGCGGTTCCACGTGCTGGCCGTCGAACTCGGCGGCTTGATGATCAAGGTCGGCCAGTTCATGTCCTCTCGCCTGGACGTGCTGCCGCCCGAGATCACGGCCGAGCTCGAGGGGCTGCAGGACGAGGTGCCCCCGGTGCCGTTCGCGGAGATCCGAGCCCTCGCGGAGGCCGAGCTGGGCGTCCCGCTCGCGCGCGCCTTCGCGGCGGTCGATGAGACCCCCGTCGCCGCCGCCTCGCTCGGGCAGGCGCACCGTGCCCGCCTGTCGGCGGCGGATGCGGAGGAGACCGGGCTCGAGGCGGTCGTCATCAAGGTGCAGCGGCCGGGGATCGGAGCGATCGTCGACATCGACCTCGCCGCCCTGCGTCGGGTCGGACGCTGGCTCAGCCACGTGCGGCTCGTCTCCGACCGGGTCGACGCCCCTGAGCTGGTCGAGGAGTTCGCCCGCACCAGCCTGGAGGAGATCGACTACCTGCACGAGGCCGCGAGTGCGGAACGGTTCGCGGAGGACTTCGCCGGCGACGACCGCGTCGCTGCACCCTCCGTGGTCTGGGAGCGGACCACGCGCCGGGTCCTGACGCTTCAGGACGTGACGGCGATCAAGATCACCGACGCGGCCGCACTGCGCGGAGCCGGAATCGACCCGGTCGAGGTCGCCCCCGTGTTCGCGGCCGTGATGTTCGATCAGCTGTTCGCCAACGGGTTCTTCCACGCCGATCCGCACCCGGGCAACATCTTCGTCACGCCGGGGGAGGGCGACGCATCGACAGGCGGCCGCCCATGGCGTCTGACCTTCATCGACTTCGGGATGATGGGAGAGGTGCCGACCACGCTGCGCACCGGCCTCCGCAGACTCCTGATCGCTGCGGCCTCCCGCGACGGCACGGGCCTGGTCGACGCCATGCGCGACATCGGGGTGCTGCTCCCGTCTGCCGACACCGCGCAGCTCGAGCAGGCCATGACCCAGCTGTTCGCGCGCTTCGGAGGCATGGGCTTCGCCGAGCTGCGGGAGGTGGACCCGCGCGAGTTCCGCGACTTCGCCCGCCAGTTCGGCGACGTCGTGCGTTCGCTGCCGTTCCAGTTGCCGGAGAACTTCCTGCTGATCGTGCGTGCCATGTCGCTCACCTCCGGCGTCTGCAGCGCCCTCGACCCCGGCTTCAACCTGTGGGACTCGGTCGAACCGTACGCCGGTCAGCTGCTCCGCGACGAGCAGGGCAACGTCGTCCAGGACTTCGCCACAGAAGCGCTCAGCATCGCCGGCGTCGCCTGGCGCCTCCCGAAACGCATCGACGCCGTGCTCGACCGGGTGGAGGAGGGCAGCATCGCCGTCACCTCCCCGCGTCTCGAACGCCACGTCGAACGGCTGGAACGCACCATCCGCCGCCTGGTCGGCGCCGTCGTCTTCGCGGGCGTGCTCGCATCGGGCGCACTCGTGCGGTCGCAGGACGAAGTGCTCAGCACCGTGCTGATGATCGGCTCCGTGGTGCCGCTGGCGTTCGCGGTGTTCGCGGGGCGGCGGCGGTAA
- a CDS encoding PadR family transcriptional regulator: MSGSFPAGGFGPGMTADGIWQAMEQLRSTFEKRVGTRMGRGDVRAAVLALLAEKPMHGYQIIREIEERSGGSWKPSAGSVYPTLQLLADEGLLTAEESNGRKTYALTEAGRAEAEEAGAAPWEAAGPGSGGSGDAFGALPKAGIELAQAAAQVRRTGTPEQIQQATTVLDEARRRLYSILAQD, encoded by the coding sequence ATGAGTGGTTCGTTCCCCGCCGGCGGCTTCGGCCCCGGCATGACGGCAGACGGCATCTGGCAGGCGATGGAGCAGCTGCGCTCCACGTTCGAGAAGCGCGTCGGCACCCGGATGGGCCGTGGCGACGTGCGTGCCGCGGTGCTCGCGCTGCTCGCCGAGAAGCCCATGCACGGGTACCAGATCATCCGCGAGATCGAGGAGCGCAGCGGCGGCAGCTGGAAGCCCAGCGCCGGCTCGGTCTACCCGACCCTCCAGCTGCTGGCCGACGAGGGCCTGCTGACAGCGGAGGAGTCCAACGGCCGCAAGACCTACGCGCTGACCGAGGCCGGGCGCGCCGAGGCCGAGGAGGCCGGAGCGGCGCCGTGGGAGGCCGCGGGTCCCGGTTCGGGAGGCTCCGGCGACGCGTTCGGCGCGCTGCCGAAGGCCGGGATCGAGCTGGCCCAGGCTGCGGCACAGGTGCGCCGGACGGGCACGCCGGAGCAGATCCAGCAGGCGACGACGGTGCTCGACGAGGCACGCCGTCGGCTCTACTCGATCCTCGCTCAGGACTGA